A genomic stretch from Malus domestica chromosome 15, GDT2T_hap1 includes:
- the LOC103400403 gene encoding blue copper protein-like, translating to MGRELTIAILAIAVVGLLHSTAAQKTHVVGELLGWLVPPGGNYTYETWAATQHFAVGDLLVFNFTDGDQDVARVTREAFNKCNSTDPIKLITTSPANFTLDTTGEYYFIGTKDKHCELGQKLAINVTAEHVSPAPSPAPRSGPVTYVVGDKLGWLVLPGGEYAYEAWAYGKTFIVGDTLVFNFVNGTQDDVATVTKSAYENCTTNSTIAVYKNSPVSILLNTTGEHFFISTYDRRCLLGQKLAINVTSGSTAQPPSSHSPSGSIAPSSHSTPYASGPGAASPPFSSAPSRIGGGYTFLLIAVAAFFY from the exons ATGGGAAGAGAACTCACAATAGCCATTCTAGCCATAGCAGTGGTTGGTCTGCTTCACTCCACTGCAGCACAGAAAACCCATGTCGTTGGAGAACTTCTCGGGTGGCTGGTTCCTCCCGGCGGTAACTACACTTATGAAACCTGGGCAGCTACGCAGCATTTCGCCGTTGGTGACCTTCTTG TGTTCAACTTTACCGACGGTGACCAGGATGTAGCGAGGGTCACAAGGGAAGCTTTCAACAAGTGCAACTCGACAGACCCCATCAAACTTATAACAACCAGTCCGGCCAACTTCACTTTGGACACCACTGGAGAGTACTATTTCATTGGCACCAAGGACAAGCACTGCGAGTTGGGACAAAAGCTGGCCATTAACGTGACTGCGGAACATGTATCACCTGCTCCAAGCCCTGCACCCAGATCAGGACCAGTGACTTACGTCGTTGGTGATAAATTGGGTTGGCTTGTCCTACCAGGCGGTGAATATGCTTATGAAGCTTGGGCCTACGGCAAGACTTTCATTGTCGGAGACACTCTAG ttttcaactttgtcaatgGGACACAAGACGATGTGGCTACGGTGACCAAGTCAGCTTACGAAAACTGCACCACCAACAGCACTATCGCCGTTTACAAAAATAGTCCAGTGAGTATCCTTCTCAACACCACCGGTGAGCATTTCTTCATATCCACCTACGATCGGCGCTGCTTATTAGGCCAAAAGCTAGCCATTAACGTGACATCCGGGAGCACAGCCCAACCACCATCGTCCCACTCACCATCCGGTTCCATAGCACCTTCCTCGCATAGTACTCCCTACGCTAGTGGACCAGGCGCTGCTTCTCCTCCATTCAGCTCAGCCCCGTCCAGGATTGGTGGCGGCTACACCTTCTTGCTCATTGCCGTGGCAGCTTTCTTCTATTGA